One region of Solea senegalensis isolate Sse05_10M linkage group LG14, IFAPA_SoseM_1, whole genome shotgun sequence genomic DNA includes:
- the LOC122780963 gene encoding calcium homeostasis endoplasmic reticulum protein isoform X1 gives MDLPTAPEDQELRNVIDKLAQFVARNGPEFEKMTMEKQKDNPKFSFLFGGEYFSYYKCKLAMAQQQHPSTHDGEEYKSEDMYNPGTNEVVDIPPLSMPMIAPPSIPPPAAPSIDELIQQSQWNLQQQEQHLHSLRQEQVTAAIALAMEQQTQKMLLETHLDITEFDNLLQPIIDTCTKDAISAGKNWMFTNAKGAQHCDVMTSHLRNRITTDGAHFELRLHLIYLTNDVLHHCQRKQQKDLLAAIQKVVVPIYCTSFLAVEEEKQQKITRLLQLWEKNGYFDDETIQQLQNPALGLGQYHASLITEYAAVVQPIQLAFQQQIQTLKTQHDEFVASLKQQHQPQQQQQPQPQPQPVPVPQLAAPSEPEKPPPMTTQAGDVKPAMSGPPSGEFDGASSRPQEPGNTSGPSDIAPNKPAWYDPQHMGPWNPNQPPPFDPNQPPPPCPPWNSHEGMWNDQRDPGNWSGGPPREGGPWSGPGGSEPGPWNSFDQQPPWGNQPDQPPWGQREPPFPPRMQRPPHFRGPFPPHQQPPPFNQPPPPPHNFGRFPPRFMQEDFPPRHHFDRPPYTPHRFDFPQGEFPGEMPGPPPPHHHPNQRLPPPGMGAEHPPWGGGQHPDFGPPPPGFNGHSPHVRHRQQPPAQDDPSLVPNVPYFDLPAGLMAPLVKLEDCDYKPLDPKDIRLPPPMPPSDRLLAAVEAFYSPPSHDRPRNSEGWEQNGLYEFFRAKMRARRKKDQEKRNSARGGSRSRSRSQSRGRSSSRSSSRSSKSSRSQSRSSRSRSRSRSRSYSRSRSRSRSRSSRSRSRSRSRSRSPSKRRRGAKSRSSSPRSTTAVAAAAAAPSKVVPDTRLGEENKGHQLLMKMGWSGSGGLGAKEQGIQDPIKGGDIRDKWDQYKGVGVSLDDPYENYRRNKSYNFVARMKAREEVNREPPEAPPAE, from the exons ATCAAGAGCTGAGGAATGTCATTGACAAACTGGCCCAGTTTGTCGCTCGGAATGGGCCTGAGTTTGAAAAGATGACGATGGAGAAGCAGAAGGACAACCCCAAGTTCTCCTTTCTGTTTGGGGGAGAATACTTCAGCTACTACAAGTGCAAGCTGGCCATGGCGCAACAGCAGC ATCCCTCTACCCACGATGGGGAGGAATATAAATCTGAAG ATATGTATAATCCAGGCACTAATGAGGTGGTCGACATCCCTCCTCTGTCCATGCCGATGATTGCTCCACCATCCATTCCTCCACCTGCCGCTCCCTCCATCGACGAGCTCATCCAGCAGAGTCAGTGgaatctgcagcagcaggaacagcatCTGCACTCACTCAGACAG GAACAAGTGACAGCAGCGATCGCTCTGGCGATGGAACAGCAGACACAAAAGATGCTGCTGGAAACTCATCTGGACATCACAGAGTTTGACAACCTGCTGCAGCCCATCATAGACACGTGCACCAAAGACGCCATCTCT gctgGGAAAAACTGGATGTTCACCAACGCCAAGGGCGCGCAGCACTGCGACGTGATGACATCACATCTCCGCAACCGCATCACCACGGATGGGGCACATTTTGAGCTCCGCCTCCATCTCATCTATCTGACCAATGATGTTCTTCATCACTG ccagaggaagcagcagaaggATTTGTTGGCAGCCATACAGAAAGTGGTGGTTCCCATCTACTGCACCAGCTTCCTGGctgtggaggaagagaagcagcagaagatcaCACGG TTGCTGCAGTTGTGGGAGAAGAACGGTTACTTTGACGACGAGACAATCCAGCAGCTCCAGAATCCAGCACTGGGCCTCGGCCAGTATCAC GCGTCTCTCATCACAGAGTACGCTGCGGTAGTGCAGCCGATCCAGCTCGCCTTCCAGCAGCAGATCCAGACTTTGAAGACCCAGCACGACGAGTTTGTCGCCAGCctgaagcagcagcatcagccgcagcagcagcagcagcctcagcctcagcctcagcctgtCCCTGTACCACAGTTAGCTGCTCCCAGTGAGCCTGAGAAACCTCCACCTATGACCACACAAGCTG GGGATGTGAAGCCCGCCATGTCAGGTCCTCCATCAGGGGAGTTTGATGGAGCTTCCTCCAGACCACAGGAGCCCGGCAACACCAGTGGACCCTCAGATATCGCCCCCAACAAGCCTGCATGGTATGACCCCCAGCACATGGGCCCGTGGAACCCCAATCAGCCG CCTCCTTTCGACCCGAACCAACCTCCCCCTCCCTGCCCGCCATGGAACAGTCACGAGGGGATGTGGAACGACCAGAGGGACCCAGGGAACTGGAGCGGAGGTCCACCCAGAGAAGGGGGGCCCTGGAGCGGACCAGGTGGCTCTGAACCAGGTCCTTGGAACTCTTTTGACCAGCAGCCACCTTGGGGGAACCAGCCTGACCAGCCTCCCTGGGGCCAGAGAGAGCCGCCGTTTCCTCCACGCATGCAG AGACCTCCCCATTTCAGAGGCCCCTTCCCTCCCCACCAGCAGCCTCCGCCTTTCAACcagcctcctccaccaccacataACTTTGGACGCTTCCCTCCACGCTTCATGCAGGAGGACTTCCCTCCCAGACACCACTTCGACAGGCCGCCGTACACCCCGCACCGCTTTGACTTCCCTCAGGGAGAATTTCCCGGAG aaatgccaggtcctcctcctccccaccaCCATCCCAACCAGAGGCTCCCGCCGCCTGGCATGGGGGCGGAGCATCCTCCTTGGGGCGGAGGCCAGCACCCAGATTTTGGCCCACCCCCACCGGGCTTTAACGGCCACTCGCCTCACGTGCGTCATCGACAGCAGCCTCCGGCCCAGGACGACCCGAGTCTGGTGCCAAACGTCCCATACTTTGATCTGCCAGCCGGTCTCATGGCCCCACTGGTCAAA CTCGAGGACTGCGATTACAAACCTCTGGACCCTAAAGACATCAGGCTGCCTCCTCCCATGCCTCCCAGTGATCGGCTGCTTGCTGCTGTCGAAGCTTTTTACAGCCCTCCATCCCATGATCGGCCTCGGAACAG TGAAGGCTGGGAGCAGAACGGCCTGTACGAGTTCTTCAGAGCCAAGATGAGAGCCAGGAGGAAAAAAGACCAGGAGAAACGCAACAG tgctCGTGGAGGCAGTCGGTCCAGGAGTCGTTCTCAGAGCAGAGGGAGGTCGTCGTCTCGCTCCAGCTCTCGCTCTTCAAAGTCCTCCAGGTCACAGTCCCGCTCATCGCGCTCCCGCTCCCGCAGCCGCTCACGCTCCTACTCACGATCCAg ATCCAGGAGCAGATCCAGGTCGTCTCGGAGTCGCTCTCGCTCCAGGTCCAGATCACGTTCGCCCTCAAAGAGACGCCGTGGAGCCAAATCTCGTAGCTCCTCCCCTCG CTCCACAACagcagtggctgctgctgctgctgctccgtctAAAGTGGTCCCAGATACCAGGTTAGGTGAGGAGAACAAGGGACATCAGCTGCTGATGAAGATgg GCTGGAGTGGTTCTGGTGGCCTCGGGGCTAAAGAGCAGGGCATCCAGGACCCAATCAAAGGAGGAGACATCAGGGACAAATGGGACCAGTATAAAGGCGTGGGCGTGTCGTTGGACGACCCTTACGAGAACTATCGCAGGAACAAGAGCTACAACTTTGTCGCTCGCATGAAGGCACGAGAGGAAG TGAATCGGGAACCTCCGGAGGCTCCGCCAGCAGAGTGA
- the LOC122780963 gene encoding calcium homeostasis endoplasmic reticulum protein isoform X2: protein MDLPTAPEDQELRNVIDKLAQFVARNGPEFEKMTMEKQKDNPKFSFLFGGEYFSYYKCKLAMAQQQHMYNPGTNEVVDIPPLSMPMIAPPSIPPPAAPSIDELIQQSQWNLQQQEQHLHSLRQEQVTAAIALAMEQQTQKMLLETHLDITEFDNLLQPIIDTCTKDAISAGKNWMFTNAKGAQHCDVMTSHLRNRITTDGAHFELRLHLIYLTNDVLHHCQRKQQKDLLAAIQKVVVPIYCTSFLAVEEEKQQKITRLLQLWEKNGYFDDETIQQLQNPALGLGQYHASLITEYAAVVQPIQLAFQQQIQTLKTQHDEFVASLKQQHQPQQQQQPQPQPQPVPVPQLAAPSEPEKPPPMTTQAGDVKPAMSGPPSGEFDGASSRPQEPGNTSGPSDIAPNKPAWYDPQHMGPWNPNQPPPFDPNQPPPPCPPWNSHEGMWNDQRDPGNWSGGPPREGGPWSGPGGSEPGPWNSFDQQPPWGNQPDQPPWGQREPPFPPRMQRPPHFRGPFPPHQQPPPFNQPPPPPHNFGRFPPRFMQEDFPPRHHFDRPPYTPHRFDFPQGEFPGEMPGPPPPHHHPNQRLPPPGMGAEHPPWGGGQHPDFGPPPPGFNGHSPHVRHRQQPPAQDDPSLVPNVPYFDLPAGLMAPLVKLEDCDYKPLDPKDIRLPPPMPPSDRLLAAVEAFYSPPSHDRPRNSEGWEQNGLYEFFRAKMRARRKKDQEKRNSARGGSRSRSRSQSRGRSSSRSSSRSSKSSRSQSRSSRSRSRSRSRSYSRSRSRSRSRSSRSRSRSRSRSRSPSKRRRGAKSRSSSPRSTTAVAAAAAAPSKVVPDTRLGEENKGHQLLMKMGWSGSGGLGAKEQGIQDPIKGGDIRDKWDQYKGVGVSLDDPYENYRRNKSYNFVARMKAREEVNREPPEAPPAE from the exons ATCAAGAGCTGAGGAATGTCATTGACAAACTGGCCCAGTTTGTCGCTCGGAATGGGCCTGAGTTTGAAAAGATGACGATGGAGAAGCAGAAGGACAACCCCAAGTTCTCCTTTCTGTTTGGGGGAGAATACTTCAGCTACTACAAGTGCAAGCTGGCCATGGCGCAACAGCAGC ATATGTATAATCCAGGCACTAATGAGGTGGTCGACATCCCTCCTCTGTCCATGCCGATGATTGCTCCACCATCCATTCCTCCACCTGCCGCTCCCTCCATCGACGAGCTCATCCAGCAGAGTCAGTGgaatctgcagcagcaggaacagcatCTGCACTCACTCAGACAG GAACAAGTGACAGCAGCGATCGCTCTGGCGATGGAACAGCAGACACAAAAGATGCTGCTGGAAACTCATCTGGACATCACAGAGTTTGACAACCTGCTGCAGCCCATCATAGACACGTGCACCAAAGACGCCATCTCT gctgGGAAAAACTGGATGTTCACCAACGCCAAGGGCGCGCAGCACTGCGACGTGATGACATCACATCTCCGCAACCGCATCACCACGGATGGGGCACATTTTGAGCTCCGCCTCCATCTCATCTATCTGACCAATGATGTTCTTCATCACTG ccagaggaagcagcagaaggATTTGTTGGCAGCCATACAGAAAGTGGTGGTTCCCATCTACTGCACCAGCTTCCTGGctgtggaggaagagaagcagcagaagatcaCACGG TTGCTGCAGTTGTGGGAGAAGAACGGTTACTTTGACGACGAGACAATCCAGCAGCTCCAGAATCCAGCACTGGGCCTCGGCCAGTATCAC GCGTCTCTCATCACAGAGTACGCTGCGGTAGTGCAGCCGATCCAGCTCGCCTTCCAGCAGCAGATCCAGACTTTGAAGACCCAGCACGACGAGTTTGTCGCCAGCctgaagcagcagcatcagccgcagcagcagcagcagcctcagcctcagcctcagcctgtCCCTGTACCACAGTTAGCTGCTCCCAGTGAGCCTGAGAAACCTCCACCTATGACCACACAAGCTG GGGATGTGAAGCCCGCCATGTCAGGTCCTCCATCAGGGGAGTTTGATGGAGCTTCCTCCAGACCACAGGAGCCCGGCAACACCAGTGGACCCTCAGATATCGCCCCCAACAAGCCTGCATGGTATGACCCCCAGCACATGGGCCCGTGGAACCCCAATCAGCCG CCTCCTTTCGACCCGAACCAACCTCCCCCTCCCTGCCCGCCATGGAACAGTCACGAGGGGATGTGGAACGACCAGAGGGACCCAGGGAACTGGAGCGGAGGTCCACCCAGAGAAGGGGGGCCCTGGAGCGGACCAGGTGGCTCTGAACCAGGTCCTTGGAACTCTTTTGACCAGCAGCCACCTTGGGGGAACCAGCCTGACCAGCCTCCCTGGGGCCAGAGAGAGCCGCCGTTTCCTCCACGCATGCAG AGACCTCCCCATTTCAGAGGCCCCTTCCCTCCCCACCAGCAGCCTCCGCCTTTCAACcagcctcctccaccaccacataACTTTGGACGCTTCCCTCCACGCTTCATGCAGGAGGACTTCCCTCCCAGACACCACTTCGACAGGCCGCCGTACACCCCGCACCGCTTTGACTTCCCTCAGGGAGAATTTCCCGGAG aaatgccaggtcctcctcctccccaccaCCATCCCAACCAGAGGCTCCCGCCGCCTGGCATGGGGGCGGAGCATCCTCCTTGGGGCGGAGGCCAGCACCCAGATTTTGGCCCACCCCCACCGGGCTTTAACGGCCACTCGCCTCACGTGCGTCATCGACAGCAGCCTCCGGCCCAGGACGACCCGAGTCTGGTGCCAAACGTCCCATACTTTGATCTGCCAGCCGGTCTCATGGCCCCACTGGTCAAA CTCGAGGACTGCGATTACAAACCTCTGGACCCTAAAGACATCAGGCTGCCTCCTCCCATGCCTCCCAGTGATCGGCTGCTTGCTGCTGTCGAAGCTTTTTACAGCCCTCCATCCCATGATCGGCCTCGGAACAG TGAAGGCTGGGAGCAGAACGGCCTGTACGAGTTCTTCAGAGCCAAGATGAGAGCCAGGAGGAAAAAAGACCAGGAGAAACGCAACAG tgctCGTGGAGGCAGTCGGTCCAGGAGTCGTTCTCAGAGCAGAGGGAGGTCGTCGTCTCGCTCCAGCTCTCGCTCTTCAAAGTCCTCCAGGTCACAGTCCCGCTCATCGCGCTCCCGCTCCCGCAGCCGCTCACGCTCCTACTCACGATCCAg ATCCAGGAGCAGATCCAGGTCGTCTCGGAGTCGCTCTCGCTCCAGGTCCAGATCACGTTCGCCCTCAAAGAGACGCCGTGGAGCCAAATCTCGTAGCTCCTCCCCTCG CTCCACAACagcagtggctgctgctgctgctgctccgtctAAAGTGGTCCCAGATACCAGGTTAGGTGAGGAGAACAAGGGACATCAGCTGCTGATGAAGATgg GCTGGAGTGGTTCTGGTGGCCTCGGGGCTAAAGAGCAGGGCATCCAGGACCCAATCAAAGGAGGAGACATCAGGGACAAATGGGACCAGTATAAAGGCGTGGGCGTGTCGTTGGACGACCCTTACGAGAACTATCGCAGGAACAAGAGCTACAACTTTGTCGCTCGCATGAAGGCACGAGAGGAAG TGAATCGGGAACCTCCGGAGGCTCCGCCAGCAGAGTGA